In the Colwellia sp. 20A7 genome, one interval contains:
- the bla gene encoding class A beta-lactamase, subclass A2 yields the protein MNYKLLFIIIAFSCSFHSYSKQSESLKQQINSLLEGKNATVGVAILAGDGSEYISINGNKKLPMQSVFKYQLALAVLDQVDKNNLSLSDRISISPKDLDNNLWSPIRKEYPDGANLSLAEVLKYTVAYSDNVGCDILFNIVGGTKVVEAYLHKQGIMDVAIEYDEITQQLVWDRMYENWTTANAAIAVLKLFYENKEHLLSQNSHQFLWDTMKISGTGKDKIKGLLPKGTIVAHKTGSSGRNKLGLTGAENDIGIVFLPDGTHFYISVLVSNSTEKSAVNKKLIADVSKVTWDYFKK from the coding sequence ATGAATTATAAACTACTTTTTATCATCATCGCTTTTTCATGTTCGTTTCACTCATATAGCAAGCAAAGTGAGTCTTTGAAACAACAAATAAATTCATTACTAGAAGGTAAAAACGCAACCGTTGGTGTGGCTATTTTGGCAGGGGATGGCAGTGAATATATCTCAATAAATGGTAATAAGAAGCTACCAATGCAGAGTGTTTTCAAATATCAGCTTGCTTTAGCTGTGTTAGATCAAGTTGATAAAAATAATTTGAGCTTGTCGGATAGAATCAGTATTAGCCCAAAAGATTTAGATAACAATTTGTGGAGTCCAATTCGTAAAGAGTATCCCGATGGCGCAAACTTATCCTTAGCGGAAGTATTGAAGTATACAGTCGCTTATAGTGACAACGTAGGTTGCGATATATTATTTAACATTGTTGGTGGTACGAAGGTTGTAGAAGCCTATTTACATAAACAGGGCATAATGGATGTTGCTATTGAATATGATGAAATAACACAACAATTAGTTTGGGATCGAATGTATGAGAATTGGACAACCGCTAATGCTGCTATTGCTGTATTAAAATTATTTTATGAGAATAAAGAACATTTACTCTCTCAGAACAGTCATCAATTCTTATGGGATACCATGAAAATCTCGGGTACTGGTAAAGATAAAATTAAAGGTCTATTACCTAAAGGTACGATTGTTGCGCATAAAACGGGTAGTTCTGGTAGAAATAAATTGGGATTAACGGGGGCTGAAAATGATATTGGTATAGTTTTTTTGCCGGACGGCACACATTTTTATATCAGTGTTTTAGTTAGTAACTCCACAGAAAAAAGTGCGGTTAATAAAAAATTAATTGCAGATGTGAGTAAGGTTACTTGGGATTATTTTAAAAAATAG
- a CDS encoding sulfite exporter TauE/SafE family protein, protein MLIDVIFLFMAGLIGGVLNSIAGGGSFITFPALVFVGVPPLMANATNTFSSCAGYFSGAYAFRHKLKEHKKEMLLTILFSLLGGSLGAFLLLKTPEASFEKVIPWLLLFATLLFIFGGRANTLLQSYSEKNKYALQFKSIFLSLSLLSVCVYGGFFNAGLGIVILSYLTLSGHKNINVMNGLKLVVSSAVSLAAILLFILSDSIAWVEGSIVLVGTLLGGYYSAHISMKLNQQYIRWFVIFMSAVITVYFFYVTFA, encoded by the coding sequence TTGTTGATTGATGTTATTTTTCTTTTTATGGCGGGGTTGATTGGTGGGGTTTTAAACTCTATTGCGGGTGGGGGAAGTTTTATTACCTTTCCTGCTCTCGTTTTTGTTGGCGTGCCACCACTTATGGCTAATGCTACTAATACCTTTTCTTCGTGTGCCGGATATTTTAGTGGAGCTTATGCTTTTAGGCACAAATTAAAAGAGCACAAAAAAGAAATGTTGCTCACGATTTTATTTAGCCTATTAGGGGGATCTCTTGGTGCATTTTTATTGTTAAAAACCCCTGAAGCATCATTTGAAAAGGTCATTCCTTGGTTACTTTTATTTGCAACCTTGTTATTTATATTTGGTGGGAGAGCTAATACATTATTGCAGTCTTACTCAGAAAAAAATAAATATGCATTACAGTTTAAATCTATTTTTCTCTCTTTATCATTACTGAGTGTTTGCGTCTATGGCGGATTTTTTAATGCCGGGTTAGGTATTGTTATATTGAGTTATTTGACTTTATCTGGTCATAAAAATATCAATGTGATGAATGGATTAAAGTTAGTTGTTTCTTCTGCAGTATCGCTTGCTGCAATACTATTATTTATTTTAAGCGATTCTATTGCATGGGTAGAGGGGAGCATTGTTCTTGTTGGCACTTTATTAGGTGGATATTATTCTGCTCATATTTCCATGAAATTAAATCAACAATATATCAGGTGGTTTGTGATATTTATGAGCGCTGTTATTACAGTATATTTTTTCTATGTCACTTTTGCGTAG
- a CDS encoding RidA family protein: MSIERLETKQRMSRIVKHNGTIYLCGQVAADASKDITEQTQTMLAKVDELLLQAGSDRKHILSATIYVKDMSYFADMNAVWDAWVPEGYAPARACVSAKMARDALLVEISVVAAEI; encoded by the coding sequence TTGTCAATTGAAAGGTTAGAAACAAAACAGCGTATGAGTCGTATTGTTAAGCATAACGGTACGATTTATTTATGTGGCCAAGTTGCTGCTGATGCCAGTAAGGATATTACTGAACAAACGCAAACCATGTTGGCTAAAGTTGATGAATTGTTATTGCAAGCAGGCAGTGATAGAAAACACATTTTATCAGCCACTATTTATGTTAAAGATATGAGCTACTTTGCTGACATGAATGCTGTTTGGGATGCTTGGGTTCCAGAAGGTTATGCTCCAGCGCGTGCATGTGTTTCGGCTAAAATGGCTCGTGACGCTTTATTGGTGGAAATTTCAGTGGTAGCTGCTGAAATATAG
- a CDS encoding GNAT family N-acetyltransferase: MMSISAITENSWDEIMKIQAEAYTDIVPEAVSILKSKWLASPATCAVYVDDENKIVGYLLAHPWGNEAPPKLHEKTRAINSSTLYLHDLALANAAKGKKIAKKLVENLITYAKHQGFSKILLVSVQSSNMFWGKFGFVYTPSKMVCPSYGDDAQLMVLALKAE, encoded by the coding sequence ATGATGTCAATTAGTGCGATAACCGAAAACTCCTGGGATGAGATCATGAAAATTCAGGCGGAGGCATACACTGATATTGTGCCCGAAGCGGTCAGTATTCTAAAAAGTAAATGGCTTGCTTCGCCTGCAACATGTGCAGTGTATGTAGATGATGAAAATAAAATAGTAGGTTATTTGCTTGCTCATCCATGGGGAAATGAGGCACCACCTAAGTTACATGAAAAAACGCGAGCCATTAACAGCTCAACTTTGTATCTTCATGACTTGGCTTTGGCTAACGCAGCAAAAGGGAAAAAGATTGCTAAAAAATTGGTGGAAAACTTAATCACTTACGCCAAACATCAAGGCTTTTCAAAAATACTACTTGTTTCAGTACAAAGTTCTAATATGTTTTGGGGTAAGTTTGGCTTTGTTTATACACCTAGCAAGATGGTTTGCCCAAGTTACGGTGATGATGCACAATTAATGGTGTTAGCGCTAAAAGCAGAATAG
- a CDS encoding DUF2959 domain-containing protein: MIKFSQKLCIIVSVLALASCSTAYYSAMEKVGIHKRDIMVDRVGEAKESQQEAQEQFKSALAEMTALINFDGGDLEEQYNEIQEQYEDSKEAAELVSLRIAKIEDVSEALFEEWQDEIEEISSANLKRQSASKLKETQRRYKTLIRSMHKAESKMAPVLSALKDNSLFLKHNLNAKAVGALQGEIVSIQKDVAVLIKDMNAAIEQSQKFIDMLEE; encoded by the coding sequence ATGATTAAATTTAGTCAAAAGTTATGCATTATTGTTAGTGTATTGGCATTAGCATCTTGTTCAACCGCTTATTATTCAGCGATGGAAAAGGTTGGTATTCATAAGCGTGACATCATGGTTGATCGTGTTGGAGAAGCCAAAGAATCGCAACAAGAAGCGCAAGAGCAATTTAAGTCAGCATTGGCTGAAATGACGGCGTTAATTAATTTTGATGGTGGCGATCTTGAAGAGCAATACAACGAAATTCAAGAACAGTATGAAGACTCTAAAGAAGCTGCTGAGCTTGTTAGTTTACGTATCGCAAAAATCGAAGATGTTTCTGAAGCCTTATTTGAAGAGTGGCAAGATGAAATAGAAGAAATTTCAAGTGCTAACCTTAAAAGACAAAGTGCATCAAAACTAAAGGAAACACAAAGACGTTATAAAACATTGATTAGGTCGATGCATAAAGCGGAAAGTAAAATGGCACCAGTTTTATCAGCTTTAAAAGATAATAGCCTATTTTTAAAACATAATTTGAATGCTAAAGCGGTTGGTGCGTTACAAGGTGAAATAGTATCAATTCAAAAAGATGTTGCCGTGTTAATTAAAGATATGAATGCAGCGATAGAACAATCGCAAAAATTTATTGATATGTTGGAGGAGTAA